In Bacillus sp. DX3.1, the following proteins share a genomic window:
- the cysE gene encoding serine O-acetyltransferase, translating into MFKRLREDIEVVFEQDPAARSYFEVILTYSGLHAIWAHRIAHAFYKRNFFFIARSVSQVSRFFTGIEIHPGATIGRRFFIDHGMGVVIGETCEIGDNVTIYQGVTLGGTGKEKGKRHPTIQDNVLIATGAKVLGSITVGENAKIGAGSVVLKEVPAHSTVVGIPGRVKVQNGVKVGQELNHADLPDPIFDKLKVMEEELEQLKKQLAVKMERKDENDYSHL; encoded by the coding sequence ATGTTTAAGAGACTTCGAGAGGATATTGAAGTCGTTTTTGAACAAGATCCAGCGGCGCGGAGTTATTTTGAAGTTATTTTAACTTACTCTGGATTACATGCAATTTGGGCACATCGAATTGCGCATGCCTTTTATAAACGGAATTTTTTCTTTATTGCACGTTCTGTTTCACAGGTTAGTCGTTTTTTTACCGGCATTGAGATACATCCAGGGGCCACAATTGGTCGCCGCTTTTTTATTGACCATGGCATGGGAGTTGTAATTGGGGAAACGTGCGAAATTGGAGATAATGTAACCATCTATCAAGGGGTTACGTTAGGTGGTACAGGGAAAGAAAAAGGAAAGCGTCATCCGACGATTCAAGATAATGTATTAATTGCAACAGGCGCGAAAGTACTCGGATCAATTACGGTTGGGGAAAATGCCAAAATTGGTGCCGGGTCTGTCGTATTGAAAGAAGTTCCAGCTCATTCTACAGTTGTAGGTATTCCTGGGCGCGTCAAGGTTCAAAATGGAGTGAAAGTAGGTCAAGAGTTAAATCATGCTGATCTACCAGATCCAATCTTTGATAAATTGAAAGTGATGGAAGAAGAGCTTGAACAATTAAAAAAGCAACTTGCAGTGAAAATGGAAAGGAAGGACGAAAATGACTATTCACATTTATAA
- the cysS gene encoding cysteine--tRNA ligase has translation MTIHIYNTLTRQKEEFVPLEENKVKMYVCGPTVYNYIHIGNARPPMVFDTVRRYLEHKGYEVQYVSNFTDVDDKLIKAANELGEDVPTIADRFVEAYFEDVTALGCKHATVHPRVTENMDIIIEFIQELVNKGYAYESEGDVYYKTKEFEGYGKLSHQPIADLRHGARIEIGEKKQDPLDFALWKAAKEGEIFWESPWGKGRPGWHIECSAMARKYLGDTIDIHAGGQDLAFPHHENEIAQSEALTGKTFARYWMHNGYININNEKMSKSLGNFILVHDIIKQYNPQLIRFFMLSVHYRHPINFSEELLQNTNNGLERIKTAYGNLKHRMESSTDLTDHNEKWLAEMEKFQVAFEAAMDDDFNTANAVTELYNLANHANQYLLEEHTSKAVLEAYVKQFETLFGILGLELTKEELLDEEIEMLIQKRIEARKNRDFALSDQIRDDLKERNIILEDTAQGTRWKRG, from the coding sequence ATGACTATTCACATTTATAATACGTTAACGCGTCAAAAAGAAGAATTTGTTCCATTAGAAGAAAATAAAGTGAAGATGTATGTATGCGGACCGACAGTATACAATTATATTCACATTGGAAATGCAAGGCCACCTATGGTATTCGATACAGTGCGTCGCTACCTAGAACATAAAGGTTATGAGGTGCAATACGTTTCTAACTTTACAGATGTGGATGATAAGTTGATTAAAGCAGCAAATGAACTAGGAGAAGACGTTCCAACAATTGCAGATCGTTTTGTTGAAGCGTACTTTGAAGATGTAACTGCACTAGGTTGCAAGCATGCAACTGTTCATCCTCGTGTAACAGAAAATATGGATATTATTATCGAGTTTATTCAAGAGCTTGTGAATAAAGGATATGCATATGAATCTGAAGGTGATGTGTATTACAAAACAAAGGAATTTGAAGGTTACGGTAAACTGTCACATCAACCAATTGCAGACTTACGTCATGGTGCACGTATTGAAATTGGTGAGAAGAAACAAGATCCATTGGACTTTGCTTTATGGAAAGCTGCGAAAGAAGGCGAAATCTTCTGGGAGAGTCCGTGGGGGAAAGGTCGTCCTGGATGGCATATTGAATGCTCTGCGATGGCGCGTAAATATTTAGGTGATACAATTGACATTCATGCTGGTGGGCAGGATTTAGCGTTCCCACACCACGAGAATGAAATTGCACAATCAGAAGCGCTGACGGGAAAAACATTTGCACGCTACTGGATGCATAATGGATATATTAATATTAACAATGAAAAAATGTCTAAATCGCTAGGGAACTTCATTTTAGTTCACGATATTATTAAGCAATATAATCCGCAATTAATTCGCTTCTTTATGTTATCTGTTCACTATCGTCATCCAATTAACTTTAGTGAAGAATTATTACAGAATACGAATAATGGGTTAGAGCGTATTAAAACGGCATACGGTAATTTAAAACATCGCATGGAAAGCAGTACGGATTTAACGGATCATAACGAGAAATGGTTGGCTGAAATGGAGAAATTCCAAGTTGCATTTGAAGCAGCGATGGATGATGATTTTAATACAGCAAACGCAGTGACAGAATTATATAACTTAGCAAACCATGCAAATCAATATTTACTAGAAGAGCATACATCAAAAGCTGTGCTTGAGGCGTATGTAAAACAGTTTGAAACATTATTTGGCATCTTAGGATTAGAATTAACAAAAGAAGAATTACTTGATGAAGAGATTGAAATGTTAATTCAAAAACGTATTGAAGCTCGTAAAAATCGTGATTTCGCATTATCAGATCAAATTCGCGATGATTTAAAAGAGCGTAATATTATTTTAGAAGATACAGCACAAGGTACAAGATGGAAAAGAGGATAA
- a CDS encoding Mini-ribonuclease 3 has product MIDAKQLNSLALAYMGDAVYEQYIRHHLLQKGTVRPNQLHRLGTSFVSAKAQAKVVYYFLETAFLTEEEDAVLRRGRNANSGTVPKNTDVQTYRYSTAFEALLGYHYLLNNRERLEELVYKAIDVLEVKEGDTST; this is encoded by the coding sequence ATGATTGATGCAAAGCAATTGAATAGCTTAGCGTTAGCATATATGGGTGATGCGGTATATGAACAATATATCCGCCATCACCTCCTTCAAAAAGGAACGGTTCGTCCCAATCAACTACATCGTTTAGGGACAAGCTTTGTTTCAGCAAAGGCGCAGGCGAAAGTTGTTTATTATTTTTTAGAGACGGCATTTCTAACAGAGGAAGAAGATGCGGTACTACGAAGAGGACGTAATGCGAATTCTGGTACTGTTCCAAAAAATACGGATGTACAAACGTATCGCTATAGTACTGCCTTTGAGGCATTGCTCGGCTATCATTATTTATTGAACAATCGTGAACGATTAGAAGAGCTTGTATATAAAGCAATTGATGTATTAGAGGTAAAGGAAGGAGACACATCAACATGA
- the rlmB gene encoding 23S rRNA (guanosine(2251)-2'-O)-methyltransferase RlmB, which produces MSSEYIIGRNPVIEALRSGRDINKIWIAEGATKGQVQIVLALAKENKIILQHAPKKKLDQLVEGNHQGVIAQVAAYQYAELEDLFEVAAKRNEDPFFLILDEIEDPHNLGSIMRTADATGAHGIIIPKRRAVGLTASVAKASTGAIEYIPVARVTNLSRTIDELKERGLWIAGTDAKGKTDYRNLDGNMPIGLVIGSEGKGMSRIIGEKCDFLIHLPMVGKVTSLNASVAASLLMYEVYRKRHQIGK; this is translated from the coding sequence ATGAGTAGTGAATACATTATCGGCCGTAACCCTGTAATTGAAGCGTTACGATCAGGACGAGATATTAATAAGATTTGGATTGCAGAAGGTGCTACCAAAGGACAAGTGCAAATTGTATTAGCGTTAGCGAAAGAGAATAAAATTATTTTGCAGCATGCACCAAAGAAAAAATTAGATCAGCTTGTTGAAGGAAATCATCAAGGGGTGATTGCACAAGTTGCGGCATATCAGTATGCGGAATTAGAAGATTTATTTGAGGTGGCTGCTAAGCGTAACGAAGATCCGTTCTTCTTAATTCTTGATGAAATTGAAGATCCACATAACCTAGGATCTATTATGCGTACAGCAGATGCAACCGGAGCGCATGGGATTATTATTCCAAAGCGCCGAGCAGTTGGATTAACGGCATCGGTTGCAAAGGCTTCAACGGGAGCAATTGAATACATTCCAGTTGCTCGTGTGACAAATCTATCACGAACAATTGATGAGTTAAAGGAACGTGGTCTTTGGATTGCGGGCACAGATGCAAAAGGGAAAACAGATTATCGCAACTTAGATGGCAATATGCCGATTGGATTAGTAATTGGTAGTGAAGGGAAAGGTATGAGCCGTATTATTGGTGAAAAGTGTGATTTCCTTATTCATTTACCAATGGTTGGTAAAGTTACATCCTTAAATGCTTCAGTAGCTGCTAGTCTGCTAATGTACGAGGTATATCGCAAACGTCACCAGATTGGTAAGTAA
- a CDS encoding NYN domain-containing protein: MDDILIVDGYNIIGAWSDLKQLRDVDLQASRDALIDKMADYQGYTGTKVMIVFDAYTVQGIEKKMKQARVDVIFTRKNQTADEKIEQLAIELRNINTQIYVATSDYTEQWVIFGQGALRKSARELELEVKTMEQQVRRQTQEVKEKQPAMRTIFSKDITEKLEKLRRGER, translated from the coding sequence ATGGACGATATTTTAATCGTTGACGGTTATAACATTATTGGGGCTTGGAGCGATTTGAAACAACTTAGGGATGTGGATTTACAAGCATCAAGGGATGCGTTGATTGATAAAATGGCGGATTATCAAGGATACACAGGAACAAAAGTGATGATTGTATTTGATGCCTACACTGTTCAGGGTATTGAGAAGAAGATGAAGCAAGCGCGTGTTGATGTTATATTTACAAGAAAAAATCAAACGGCCGATGAAAAAATTGAGCAGCTTGCAATTGAACTCCGCAATATAAATACACAAATTTATGTTGCGACTTCAGATTACACAGAGCAGTGGGTTATTTTTGGTCAAGGTGCATTGCGAAAATCAGCCCGTGAGTTAGAGCTGGAGGTTAAGACGATGGAGCAGCAAGTACGTCGTCAAACACAAGAAGTGAAAGAAAAACAGCCAGCTATGCGAACGATATTTAGTAAGGATATTACAGAAAAGTTAGAAAAATTAAGGCGGGGAGAGCGTTGA
- a CDS encoding RNA polymerase factor sigma-70 has product MEASFVSTNNVTFRDLEDEAIVELVRQGNIDALEYLIHKYKNFVRAKSRSYFLVGADREDIVQEGMIGLFKAIRDYKEDKLSSFKAFAELCITRQIITAIKTATRQKHIPLNSYVSLDKPIYDEESDRTLLDVISESKVTDPEEMIISQEEYSDIELKISELLSDLERKVLSLYLDGRSYQEISEQLNRHVKSIDNALQRVKRKLERYMEMRENTTLNS; this is encoded by the coding sequence GTGGAAGCAAGCTTCGTGAGTACCAACAACGTTACGTTTCGCGATTTAGAGGATGAGGCAATAGTTGAGTTAGTTCGACAAGGTAATATCGATGCCCTTGAATATTTGATTCATAAGTACAAAAACTTTGTTCGTGCAAAATCAAGATCGTATTTTTTAGTGGGTGCCGATCGGGAAGATATTGTTCAAGAGGGTATGATTGGATTGTTTAAAGCGATTCGTGATTATAAAGAGGACAAGCTATCTTCTTTTAAAGCGTTTGCTGAACTGTGCATTACCCGTCAAATTATCACCGCTATTAAGACGGCAACAAGACAAAAACATATTCCTTTAAATTCCTATGTTTCTTTGGACAAACCGATTTATGATGAGGAATCTGATCGTACGCTATTAGATGTTATTTCAGAGTCGAAAGTGACCGATCCTGAAGAAATGATTATTAGTCAGGAAGAGTATAGTGACATAGAATTAAAAATATCTGAATTATTAAGCGATTTAGAAAGGAAAGTCCTTTCTTTATATTTAGATGGTCGCTCTTATCAAGAGATTTCAGAGCAGCTCAATCGTCATGTGAAATCAATTGATAATGCGCTGCAACGTGTAAAAAGAAAATTAGAACGTTATATGGAAATGAGAGAAAATACAACTTTAAATTCATAG
- the rpmG gene encoding 50S ribosomal protein L33 translates to MRKKVVLSCEECKNRNYSTMKDTSSTERLEIKKFCKTCNMHTVHKETK, encoded by the coding sequence ATGAGAAAAAAAGTTGTGCTCTCATGTGAAGAGTGTAAGAATCGAAACTACTCCACAATGAAAGATACGAGCTCGACAGAGCGACTTGAGATAAAGAAATTTTGTAAAACATGCAATATGCATACAGTTCACAAGGAAACAAAATAA
- the secE gene encoding preprotein translocase subunit SecE, producing the protein MRLTNFFGDVGREMKKVSWPKKDELLRSTVTVIATVAFFAIFFAVVDMGISSLIRLILE; encoded by the coding sequence ATGCGTTTAACGAACTTTTTCGGCGATGTAGGTCGCGAAATGAAAAAAGTAAGTTGGCCCAAAAAAGATGAATTACTTCGTTCGACAGTTACTGTTATTGCGACAGTTGCATTTTTTGCGATTTTCTTTGCAGTAGTTGATATGGGGATTTCTTCTTTAATTCGGTTAATTCTTGAATAA
- the nusG gene encoding transcription termination/antitermination protein NusG: MEKSWYVVHTYSGYENKVKANLEKRVESMGMQDKIFRVVVPEEVEVEMKNGKEKLTKRKVFPGYVLVELIMTDDSWYVVRNTPGVTGFVGSSGSGSKPSPLLEEEVVTIMKHMGMDNEVVDFDFELHETVRVNEGPFANYTGAIEEIDMEKQKIKVLVDMFGRETPVELDFHQIEKL; the protein is encoded by the coding sequence ATGGAAAAAAGTTGGTATGTTGTCCATACTTATTCTGGATATGAAAATAAAGTAAAAGCAAACCTGGAGAAACGTGTAGAATCAATGGGGATGCAAGATAAAATTTTCCGTGTTGTTGTTCCGGAAGAAGTAGAAGTAGAAATGAAAAACGGGAAAGAAAAATTAACAAAACGAAAAGTATTCCCGGGTTATGTATTAGTTGAACTAATTATGACGGATGATTCTTGGTACGTTGTTCGTAATACGCCAGGTGTAACAGGTTTTGTTGGATCTTCTGGATCAGGTTCAAAACCATCTCCTCTATTAGAAGAGGAAGTTGTTACCATCATGAAGCATATGGGAATGGACAATGAAGTGGTTGATTTCGACTTTGAACTTCATGAAACGGTGCGTGTAAATGAAGGGCCATTCGCGAACTATACAGGTGCGATTGAAGAAATAGATATGGAAAAACAAAAAATAAAAGTGCTTGTAGATATGTTTGGTCGTGAAACGCCAGTTGAGCTCGACTTCCACCAAATAGAAAAATTATAA
- the rplK gene encoding 50S ribosomal protein L11, translated as MAKKVIKMVKLQIPAGKANPAPPVGPALGQAGVNIMGFCKEFNARTADQAGLIIPVEITVFEDRSFTFITKTPPAAVLLKKVAGIESGSGEPNRNKVATVKRDKVREIAETKMPDLNAASVEAAMRMVEGTARSMGIVIED; from the coding sequence GTGGCTAAAAAGGTAATTAAAATGGTAAAACTTCAAATTCCTGCAGGTAAAGCTAACCCAGCGCCACCAGTTGGTCCAGCATTAGGACAAGCGGGTGTTAACATCATGGGCTTCTGTAAAGAGTTCAACGCTCGTACAGCAGATCAAGCTGGTCTAATCATTCCTGTTGAAATTACGGTATTCGAAGACCGTTCATTCACTTTCATTACTAAAACTCCTCCTGCTGCTGTTCTTCTTAAGAAAGTAGCTGGTATTGAGTCTGGTTCTGGTGAACCAAACCGTAATAAAGTGGCAACTGTTAAGCGTGATAAAGTACGCGAAATCGCTGAAACTAAAATGCCTGACCTAAACGCTGCTAGCGTAGAAGCTGCAATGCGTATGGTTGAAGGTACTGCACGCAGTATGGGCATCGTTATCGAAGACTAA
- the rplA gene encoding 50S ribosomal protein L1 gives MAKRGKKYVEAAKLVDRATAYSATEAVELVKKTNTAKFDATVEAAFRLGVDPKKADQQIRGAVVLPHGTGKVQRVLVFAKGEKAKEAEAAGADFVGDADYIGKIQQGWFGFDVVVATPDMMGEVGKLGRVLGPKGLMPNPKTGTVTFDVTKAVNEIKAGKVEYRVDKAGNIHVPIGKVSFEDAKLVENFKTIADTLLKAKPAAAKGTYMKNATVASTMGPGVRVDVSTIA, from the coding sequence ATGGCTAAAAGAGGTAAAAAGTACGTAGAAGCTGCGAAGCTTGTTGATCGTGCAACTGCTTATTCTGCAACAGAAGCAGTAGAATTAGTAAAGAAAACAAATACAGCTAAATTTGATGCAACTGTAGAAGCTGCATTCCGTTTAGGTGTTGACCCTAAGAAAGCTGACCAACAAATTCGTGGTGCAGTTGTTCTTCCACACGGTACTGGTAAAGTACAACGTGTATTAGTATTTGCTAAAGGCGAAAAAGCGAAAGAAGCAGAAGCTGCTGGCGCTGACTTCGTAGGCGATGCTGACTACATCGGTAAAATCCAACAAGGTTGGTTCGGTTTTGACGTAGTAGTGGCAACTCCTGACATGATGGGTGAAGTTGGTAAACTTGGTCGCGTATTAGGACCTAAAGGTTTAATGCCAAACCCTAAAACTGGAACAGTTACTTTCGACGTAACAAAAGCAGTTAACGAAATCAAAGCTGGTAAAGTTGAATACCGCGTTGATAAAGCTGGTAATATCCACGTGCCAATCGGTAAAGTGTCATTCGAAGATGCTAAATTAGTAGAAAACTTCAAAACAATCGCTGATACGCTATTAAAAGCGAAACCAGCTGCTGCAAAAGGTACTTACATGAAGAATGCAACTGTTGCTTCTACAATGGGACCTGGCGTACGTGTAGACGTTTCTACTATCGCGTAA
- the rplJ gene encoding 50S ribosomal protein L10: protein MSKAIESKQQVVTEIAEKLRDSKSTIVVDYRGLTVSEATELRKNLREAGVEFKVYKNSLTRRAAESAEMAELNEFLTGPNAIAFSNEDVIAPAKVLNDFAKDHEALEIKAGVIEGKLVSLDEVKAIATLPSREGLLSMLLSVLQAPMRGLAIATKAVADQKEEQGA, encoded by the coding sequence ATGAGCAAAGCAATCGAATCTAAACAACAAGTTGTAACTGAAATCGCTGAAAAACTTCGCGATAGTAAATCTACAATCGTTGTTGACTACCGTGGTTTAACAGTATCTGAAGCAACTGAATTACGTAAAAACTTACGTGAAGCTGGCGTTGAGTTCAAAGTTTACAAAAACTCTTTAACTCGTCGTGCTGCAGAATCTGCTGAAATGGCTGAGTTAAATGAATTCTTAACGGGACCAAACGCAATCGCGTTCAGTAACGAGGATGTAATTGCTCCTGCGAAAGTATTAAACGACTTCGCTAAAGATCATGAAGCTTTAGAAATTAAAGCAGGCGTAATCGAAGGTAAACTTGTATCACTTGATGAGGTTAAAGCTATCGCTACTCTTCCATCACGTGAAGGCTTACTTTCTATGCTTCTTAGCGTTCTTCAAGCTCCAATGCGTGGTCTTGCAATCGCTACTAAAGCAGTTGCAGATCAAAAAGAAGAGCAAGGCGCTTAA
- the rplL gene encoding 50S ribosomal protein L7/L12: MTKEQIIEAVKSMTVLELNDLVKAIEEEFGVTAAAPVAVAGGAGEAAAEQTEFDVVLASAGAQKIKVIKVVREITGLGLKEAKEVVDNTPKAVKEGASKEEAEEIKAKLEEVGASVEVK, from the coding sequence ATGACTAAAGAACAAATCATTGAAGCAGTTAAATCTATGACTGTATTAGAACTTAACGACCTAGTAAAAGCTATCGAGGAAGAATTCGGCGTAACTGCTGCTGCTCCTGTAGCTGTAGCTGGTGGCGCTGGTGAAGCTGCTGCTGAGCAAACTGAATTTGATGTTGTACTTGCTAGCGCAGGCGCACAAAAAATCAAAGTTATCAAAGTTGTTCGTGAAATCACTGGTCTTGGCTTAAAAGAAGCTAAAGAAGTAGTTGACAACACTCCAAAAGCAGTTAAAGAAGGCGCTTCTAAAGAAGAAGCTGAAGAAATCAAAGCTAAACTTGAAGAAGTTGGCGCTTCTGTAGAAGTTAAGTAA
- a CDS encoding class I SAM-dependent methyltransferase, whose product MADHYFSNDPSSKSDRKRWEYTLRGNQFIFLSDHGVFSKNEVDFGSRLLIEAFQMPDVRGDVLDVGCGYGPIGLSLAKESQGREVHMVDVNERALELAKENAANNKIGNVRIYQSSVYENIDGQYAAILSNPPIRAGKHVVHEILEKAVDHLVPGGELWIVIQKKQGAPSAMKKLEAVFSEVDVVEKKKGYYIIKSKKR is encoded by the coding sequence GTGGCAGACCATTATTTTTCTAATGACCCTTCTAGTAAAAGTGATCGTAAACGATGGGAGTATACATTGAGAGGAAATCAATTTATTTTCTTATCTGATCATGGGGTGTTTTCGAAAAACGAGGTAGACTTTGGTTCTCGTCTTTTAATTGAAGCATTTCAAATGCCAGATGTTCGAGGCGATGTGTTAGATGTTGGGTGTGGATATGGTCCGATTGGTTTGTCGTTAGCAAAAGAGTCTCAAGGGCGCGAGGTTCATATGGTGGATGTGAATGAAAGAGCACTTGAACTTGCGAAAGAAAACGCTGCTAATAATAAAATCGGGAATGTCCGCATTTATCAAAGTAGTGTCTATGAGAATATTGATGGACAATACGCTGCGATTCTATCTAATCCGCCAATTCGTGCAGGTAAGCATGTTGTGCATGAGATTTTAGAAAAGGCTGTCGATCATCTTGTCCCTGGCGGCGAACTTTGGATTGTTATTCAAAAGAAGCAAGGGGCACCATCTGCAATGAAAAAACTAGAAGCAGTGTTTTCTGAAGTGGACGTTGTAGAAAAGAAAAAAGGATATTATATCATAAAATCAAAAAAACGTTGA